The genome window AGTAAGCTCATTATCAGTTCCATTTTCTCCTCGACCTTTACTTCGCGCCGTTTAATCGGGATAGCCTTCTTGATAAACGCGCCCTTATAGCGGCGGAGGACGTTAATCAGGTCGCCGAGGTAAATCTCATCGAGTGCGACCGACCCGGTATCCGCGAAGGGATTTCGGAGGAAGCCGCGCGGGTAATAAATATCCCCGTTCTCTTTCATATTTTCGAGTATTCTCGCGGCGTTGCGGAATAGTTTGTATTCCTTCAATTTCTCCAACAGGTCAATCCCTTCGTTGAGCTCATCATCCTCGACCTTTAAATTCGGCAGCAGTTTTTTTGTCTTCATATATACCAATGTCGCCGCGACGACGAAAAATTCGCTCGCAAGGTCGATATTGAATAACTGCATCGTTTTCAGGTAATGAAGGTACTGGTCGGTCACTACCGATATTGCAATCTCGGTAATACTGAGTTTCGACGCGCCGATCAGCTCGTTTAACAGATCGAGCGGCCCCTCGAAATTCTTCAGTTTTAACTGGTATCCGCTTTTTATTATTCCCAGCATTCCCTATCCCATATATCTGTTTTTTGAATTTATTCCGATCGCAGCACGGACAAGTTCCATTGTCTCACGAGCGGCTTTCCCCGCGCGTATCGCCCCGTCGCGCATAATATCATTGACCATATCCTTCCGTGTCGCAAGTTCGGTACGTTTTTTATAAAAATCCTCGAAATACGTTTTCATGGTCTCAATCAGCTTCTTTTTACAGTCCACACACCCTATCGCGGCGCTTTCACAATCGGAACGTACCCCATCGATCAAATTCTGATCGGAGGAGAACGCGAGATAGTACGGGAAAAGATTGCATTCGTCGGGATGCCCTGGGTCGTTTCGCTTGATACGTTTGACGTCGGTCACCATAGACATCACCTTTTTCCGCATCGTCTCTTCATCGTCGCGGAGGTAGATTGCGTTATCATACGATTTACTCATCTTGCGCCCGTCGAGACCGTTCAGCTTAGTCACCTTGCCGAGTATAGGTTCGGGCTCCTTGAGCACATCGGTCTTATATAAAAAATTGAACCGCCTGACAATTTCGCGGGTGATTTCCAGATGCGGAAGCTGGTCTTTCCCGACCGGGACGCGGTCAGCCTGGTATAATACGATATCCGCGGCCTGCAGGACGGGATACCCCAGAAATCCCATATTATCAACGTCCTTTCCGGAAAGTTCTTCCTTCTGTTCCTTAAACGTCGGGTTGCGTTCGCACCAGCTGACAGGGGTGATCATGGAAAGCAGGGTAAAAAGTTCCGAATGCTCGGGGACATCCGATTGCAGGAAAAGCACCGATTTTTTGGGATCGAGCCCGGCCGCGACCCAGTCAACAACCATATTATAAATATAATCATTTGCCTGTTCCTTAAATACGGTCGGGCTGGAGGTCAGCCCATGCAGGTCGGCGACCATATAAAACGCGTCGAATTCGGATTGAAGTTCCACCCAGTTCTTGAGTGCGCCGACATAATTCCCGAGATGCAGGTATCCGGTAGATCTCATTCCGCTCAGAATTCTCATAGTATCTCCTCGATCTGCTTGATGAAGCAATTTTTTTCAGAGTCAAAATAGTACTTTATCTGGAACAGGTATTCGTCCTTATAAATTATATTATAAAAAATATTGTTCTCGCTGATTACTTTACTCTTCTTCTCCCATTGAATATCGAGGGTTGTTTCGATATTGGTCAACGGAGCTTTCTTCTTCCATTCATAAAATTCCCTCTCGAAATCGGTGGTCATCGTCGAGGCGGTCATCTTAAAATCCAGTACGAACGCGTCGAAATACCGTATCTTTCTCCCGACATCGATGAGAAAATCCTTGTACGGGACCTCGGATTCCTTTCCGAAAACATACTTGATTTCGAAAAGATATTGCGTCGTGTGGATAATATCCAGAAAAATCTGGTTTTCGCCGATCTTCTTG of Brevinematales bacterium contains these proteins:
- a CDS encoding segregation/condensation protein A, giving the protein MLGIIKSGYQLKLKNFEGPLDLLNELIGASKLSITEIAISVVTDQYLHYLKTMQLFNIDLASEFFVVAATLVYMKTKKLLPNLKVEDDELNEGIDLLEKLKEYKLFRNAARILENMKENGDIYYPRGFLRNPFADTGSVALDEIYLGDLINVLRRYKGAFIKKAIPIKRREVKVEEKMELIMSLLKVKKILKFSELTKDDKSKIDTIASFVGSTELSFRQKVLLKQLQLFSDIDIQEREEVRLS
- the trpS gene encoding tryptophan--tRNA ligase, with the protein product MRILSGMRSTGYLHLGNYVGALKNWVELQSEFDAFYMVADLHGLTSSPTVFKEQANDYIYNMVVDWVAAGLDPKKSVLFLQSDVPEHSELFTLLSMITPVSWCERNPTFKEQKEELSGKDVDNMGFLGYPVLQAADIVLYQADRVPVGKDQLPHLEITREIVRRFNFLYKTDVLKEPEPILGKVTKLNGLDGRKMSKSYDNAIYLRDDEETMRKKVMSMVTDVKRIKRNDPGHPDECNLFPYYLAFSSDQNLIDGVRSDCESAAIGCVDCKKKLIETMKTYFEDFYKKRTELATRKDMVNDIMRDGAIRAGKAARETMELVRAAIGINSKNRYMG